Proteins from a genomic interval of Paenibacillus sp. RC334:
- a CDS encoding HNH endonuclease: MNIVAKDRFTYQHLHVTWPYGKLHLRHIHMSHELGEHARLTITGSLEADQADTIITKASSDDKVELWYSDTKDQKHPLFMGQLYCVDVQHLHQEVVVNLDVISHSFKLDTQLKNRSFQHINQKYVEIVDAVLTDYKGSDKIDEAFEKKETGQFIMQYQETDWTFLKRLASHVGALLVPNIVSHHAQIWIGIPQGRQHIQLKEVPFTLQRKIAPYLDQEANGWKSATIGDYTRYTFEWDHMLQLGDEVERNHETYVITKREGQLIRGLMTWSYECALSAGLKVPKIYNRTIIGAAIEGKILEVSRNQVRLHLDMDDQQSPHEAQWFPYSAEGNQVWYLMPEKNAQVKLYFPSADEDDAMVIQSVRTKPSGAAAPSSHTAQGAVVESPAERHQRKTADPGVKSFANPQGKEISLGNSELSMSAQEGSLYISMNAHHGVSLNSTQRIQIQATGSLSLSAGSILLKGTNGLHLNTTTDTLDLEQEVNSVSAEIQLKASLHQYYPEPLLSDFEKQVAEKGIQSVMGARVKENVGSTLKGEWDAGVEFVTGVWDMVVDVADMGVMVATPFVMPGNVTGKGFLERNETLEGIKHAGGYIAETVTFQKSGNELLNDGKKAWDGFTEPLVKKWNNFIPNPLTDTKQESYDAGYDSIKAVERGVDVITIVKGGAKLTKNLGKLGKEEASLSKGLKDVEEKNGGKGGTPGLFGDTAKADSALAKAGDGKFKTNALRLPTNFESLGSYLQSVARKMNIRITKKSPILATNAGHYKFHDLGPDVPRSKAGAKVSPERQKQIDALESGEYTGKSTKTLEKHDYIPDDVKDIVKQVKTKGTLREGIDSNGKVVKRWIVPNGFESVEDLLKKARDGKVDVTKWGYTNVQKLEESVNNLQSNYLNNPKYKRPNVLNSGNAGAIFKGVEFDPLGFPIFDKKYIKFEISLLESHTSKHLLNMSRPNHLQASTKLYCEKLKLEAKAANLDLNTYLEDVLKYDKKQIRAIIKGDDKIPGFTWHHHQETGRMQLVDENVHGKVNHTGGNKIWGNGD, from the coding sequence ATGAACATCGTAGCGAAAGATCGCTTTACCTATCAGCACTTACATGTCACTTGGCCCTACGGCAAGCTGCACCTTCGTCATATCCATATGAGTCACGAGTTGGGGGAGCATGCCAGACTGACGATCACGGGCAGCTTAGAAGCCGATCAGGCAGATACAATCATTACCAAAGCAAGCAGCGACGATAAAGTCGAACTTTGGTATTCGGATACCAAAGACCAGAAGCATCCCTTATTCATGGGACAACTGTACTGCGTAGATGTACAGCACTTGCATCAAGAGGTCGTGGTGAATCTCGACGTCATTTCTCATAGTTTTAAACTGGATACGCAGCTCAAAAACCGCTCCTTTCAGCACATAAACCAAAAATATGTTGAAATCGTCGACGCAGTGCTGACCGATTATAAAGGCTCAGACAAGATCGATGAAGCTTTTGAGAAAAAAGAGACTGGTCAGTTCATCATGCAGTATCAGGAGACAGATTGGACTTTTTTAAAACGTCTGGCTTCGCATGTGGGAGCCCTTCTCGTTCCTAATATCGTTTCACACCATGCGCAAATTTGGATCGGTATTCCTCAGGGCAGACAGCATATTCAATTGAAAGAGGTTCCTTTTACGTTACAGCGCAAGATCGCTCCCTATCTGGATCAGGAGGCGAACGGCTGGAAATCGGCCACGATTGGAGATTACACCCGCTATACCTTTGAGTGGGATCACATGCTGCAACTGGGAGATGAAGTCGAGCGCAATCACGAAACCTACGTCATCACCAAACGTGAAGGCCAACTGATTCGTGGCTTGATGACTTGGTCGTATGAATGCGCGTTGTCGGCGGGCTTGAAGGTCCCTAAAATATATAATCGAACCATCATTGGTGCGGCTATTGAAGGAAAAATACTGGAGGTCAGCCGAAATCAGGTTCGATTGCATTTGGATATGGACGATCAGCAAAGTCCTCATGAGGCTCAGTGGTTCCCCTATTCTGCCGAAGGTAATCAGGTCTGGTATCTGATGCCGGAAAAAAACGCACAGGTGAAGCTGTATTTTCCAAGTGCAGACGAAGATGATGCGATGGTCATTCAATCCGTGCGGACGAAACCATCGGGTGCTGCGGCCCCTTCCTCTCACACCGCTCAAGGCGCCGTGGTCGAATCACCTGCAGAACGCCACCAGCGTAAAACAGCCGATCCCGGGGTCAAATCCTTTGCGAATCCGCAGGGAAAAGAAATTTCCTTGGGCAACTCCGAGCTGTCGATGAGTGCGCAGGAAGGATCGCTGTACATCTCCATGAATGCCCATCATGGCGTGAGCCTGAACAGTACCCAACGTATACAAATTCAAGCTACCGGCAGCCTTAGTCTTTCAGCAGGAAGCATCCTCCTGAAAGGAACCAACGGCTTACACCTGAATACAACCACCGATACGCTGGATTTGGAACAGGAAGTCAACAGCGTGAGCGCTGAAATCCAGCTCAAAGCTTCCCTCCATCAATACTACCCTGAGCCGCTGTTGTCTGATTTTGAGAAGCAGGTCGCTGAAAAAGGTATCCAAAGTGTGATGGGAGCACGCGTGAAGGAGAATGTAGGCTCCACGCTCAAGGGAGAATGGGATGCGGGTGTAGAATTTGTAACAGGCGTATGGGATATGGTTGTCGATGTAGCAGATATGGGAGTCATGGTGGCTACTCCTTTCGTCATGCCGGGTAACGTCACCGGGAAAGGTTTTCTGGAGCGTAATGAGACACTTGAAGGTATTAAGCATGCAGGAGGATATATTGCGGAAACGGTCACCTTTCAAAAATCAGGGAACGAACTTCTCAATGACGGGAAAAAGGCTTGGGATGGTTTTACAGAACCTCTTGTGAAAAAGTGGAACAATTTTATTCCAAACCCGCTGACAGACACGAAGCAAGAAAGTTATGATGCAGGGTATGACAGCATAAAAGCTGTGGAGCGTGGAGTGGATGTCATTACAATCGTCAAGGGAGGAGCCAAACTCACTAAAAATTTAGGAAAGCTAGGCAAAGAAGAAGCCTCTTTATCTAAAGGACTCAAAGATGTTGAAGAAAAGAACGGTGGAAAAGGTGGAACGCCGGGATTATTCGGGGATACAGCGAAAGCCGACTCTGCTCTAGCGAAGGCCGGAGATGGAAAATTCAAAACGAACGCCCTCCGCCTCCCGACCAATTTCGAATCCTTGGGGAGTTACTTGCAGAGTGTAGCCCGAAAGATGAATATCCGTATAACTAAAAAATCACCGATCCTCGCAACTAATGCAGGTCATTATAAGTTTCATGATCTGGGTCCCGATGTCCCGCGTTCCAAAGCGGGTGCGAAGGTTTCGCCTGAGAGACAAAAACAGATTGATGCGTTAGAATCAGGAGAGTACACAGGTAAGAGCACTAAAACGCTGGAGAAACACGATTACATTCCTGACGATGTAAAAGACATAGTTAAACAAGTTAAAACTAAAGGTACTTTAAGAGAAGGAATTGATTCCAACGGTAAAGTAGTTAAAAGGTGGATAGTTCCAAACGGATTTGAAAGTGTTGAGGATTTACTTAAAAAAGCGAGGGATGGGAAAGTGGATGTTACAAAATGGGGCTATACTAATGTGCAAAAATTAGAAGAATCAGTGAACAATCTTCAAAGTAATTATCTTAACAACCCTAAGTATAAACGTCCTAATGTTTTAAATTCAGGCAATGCAGGAGCAATATTTAAAGGCGTGGAATTCGATCCATTAGGTTTCCCTATATTCGACAAAAAATATATCAAATTTGAAATATCCTTACTAGAGAGTCACACATCAAAACATCTACTGAATATGTCTCGACCTAACCATTTACAAGCTTCAACAAAGTTATACTGTGAAAAGCTAAAACTGGAGGCAAAAGCAGCGAATTTGGATTTAAACACATATTTAGAAGATGTATTAAAATATGATAAGAAACAAATACGTGCCATTATAAAAGGGGATGATAAAATACCTGGCTTTACTTGGCATCACCATCAAGAAACAGGAAGAATGCAGTTGGTAGATGAGAATGTTCATGGTAAAGTAAATCATACGGGTGGAAATAAAATATGGGGTAATGGCGATTAA
- a CDS encoding SMI1/KNR4 family protein — MGYELKWSDNINLNESKLRGLEERWNINFPKEYVEIVLNHDGSVPYIIDQNGEEMTGVVEVPGKFTWSIQLLSLIEKEVLGEVISPIELAYDTLSEALPKNIFPFAINGSGDKFLFDYRKDKNEPEILFQNHEDLILESEITEEELEEKSLEDWQDETLDFVCESFAAFLKLISPRD; from the coding sequence ATGGGATATGAGCTAAAATGGTCTGATAATATAAATTTAAATGAAAGCAAATTGAGAGGTCTTGAGGAGCGATGGAATATCAACTTTCCTAAAGAGTACGTAGAAATTGTGCTAAATCATGATGGATCAGTACCATATATAATAGATCAAAATGGTGAAGAGATGACGGGCGTTGTAGAAGTACCTGGGAAATTCACATGGTCTATACAACTATTATCTTTAATAGAAAAAGAAGTTCTTGGAGAAGTAATTTCTCCAATTGAACTAGCGTACGATACTTTAAGTGAGGCGTTACCGAAAAATATATTTCCCTTTGCTATTAATGGATCTGGTGATAAATTTTTATTTGATTACCGGAAAGATAAAAATGAACCGGAAATTTTGTTTCAAAACCATGAGGATTTAATCTTGGAAAGTGAAATAACCGAAGAGGAATTAGAAGAAAAATCACTTGAAGACTGGCAGGACGAAACATTAGATTTTGTATGTGAATCATTCGCAGCTTTTCTTAAATTAATTTCTCCTAGAGACTAA
- a CDS encoding carbohydrate ABC transporter permease — protein sequence MKTQAAASYPLGVATRDRMLTRVGYAALYTLLIILAVTQLLPLLWLMLFSLKNNQEVFNLPPFALPPQPHWENYMNVWTSGNIGRYFINSVWITVISVALTVLLASFVTFAITRMRWKGSQLVLGLFMVGLMIPVHATLIPLFSMFLKLHLTDTPLSIILSYIAFNLPTTMMILLGFYYALPREVEEAAVMDGCTVNRMFFRIVLPMTTPVMATTAIINMIYNWNEFIFVNTFISSDENKTLTVGVQNFIGQYTTDWGAIGATLMISILPILLVFLIMSDRIVEGIAAGSVKG from the coding sequence ATGAAAACCCAGGCAGCCGCCAGCTATCCGCTTGGAGTCGCTACCCGTGACAGAATGTTAACTCGGGTCGGTTATGCCGCTTTGTATACACTTTTGATCATCTTGGCGGTGACGCAGCTTTTACCGCTGCTGTGGCTGATGCTTTTCTCGCTTAAAAATAATCAGGAAGTGTTTAATCTTCCACCGTTTGCACTCCCGCCCCAGCCGCATTGGGAAAATTATATGAATGTGTGGACCAGCGGCAATATTGGGAGGTATTTTATCAATAGTGTGTGGATTACGGTAATATCCGTGGCGCTGACGGTGCTTTTGGCCAGCTTTGTAACGTTTGCGATTACACGTATGCGCTGGAAAGGAAGCCAGTTGGTCCTCGGACTCTTTATGGTCGGACTGATGATTCCGGTCCATGCCACCTTGATTCCGTTGTTCAGTATGTTTCTCAAGCTGCATCTGACAGACACGCCGCTGTCCATCATCCTGTCGTATATCGCTTTTAATCTGCCTACAACGATGATGATCTTGCTGGGATTCTATTACGCATTGCCCCGGGAAGTGGAAGAAGCGGCCGTTATGGACGGCTGCACTGTCAACCGGATGTTCTTCCGGATTGTGCTGCCCATGACGACCCCGGTCATGGCAACGACAGCCATCATTAACATGATCTATAACTGGAATGAGTTTATTTTCGTCAATACGTTCATTAGCTCGGACGAAAACAAAACGCTAACCGTTGGTGTCCAGAACTTTATCGGACAATATACGACCGACTGGGGAGCTATCGGAGCTACGTTAATGATCAGCATTTTGCCCATTTTGCTGGTGTTCCTCATCATGAGTGACCGGATTGTTGAAGGGATCGCAGCCGGGTCGGTAAAAGGGTAA
- a CDS encoding sensor histidine kinase, with protein sequence MRSRFQPLNTLRNQIFIGFILVMLIMMSVAGAFIYLNVSHLLKNSAERHIGQTAVQASGRLDALIGQMDSLTEQVANHPSVQHILLEERNGGKVSFRQRQSLLQMMHSYQAYMPSVGSLELYTAEGKMLFPIREGSLEDRIGQADIREANQMKGRLVWIGIDPEDSRSLLAIRQVSLVDRWFSRGGYLITRMERSYFRLNDASAVNEEADETMLLVDRQGQLLSGEPLNQTDLSGVLHSKTQTVHIGEREYVKAVQQSERTGWSLLILIPVSVVTDGITVLRTTLIISASLGAVLFLFMSFMLSTLITRPIGHLIQAMRRSRQGALTLNPEPASAVELRELNVEYNTMIVDINELIRVICEKEVLQSQTELKALQAQINPHFLFNTLDAFNWSLQEKGEEELAGLMVSMSRLFRYIIEPAHHDSWVTLGGEMAQVRRYLELMEMRLGERLSWQIHMPLEAAQIPLPKLLIQPILENAILHGIENRIGNGCVEIRVTPAVKPGWTKIAVIDDGPGMTLEELAAVRAALTGGSACQSKGTGMGLVNVQRRLALYYESASDPTNGLLIHSAVQEGTVVAFEIPDEYGGR encoded by the coding sequence ATGCGTTCAAGGTTCCAACCATTAAACACATTGCGTAATCAGATTTTTATCGGCTTTATATTGGTAATGCTCATTATGATGAGTGTGGCGGGGGCATTCATTTATCTCAATGTCTCTCACCTGTTGAAAAACAGTGCCGAGCGGCATATTGGTCAGACCGCGGTACAAGCGAGCGGCAGGCTGGATGCATTAATCGGCCAAATGGACAGCCTGACGGAACAGGTGGCAAATCATCCGTCTGTTCAGCATATTTTGCTGGAGGAGCGCAACGGGGGGAAGGTGTCTTTTCGGCAGCGTCAATCACTACTGCAAATGATGCATAGCTATCAGGCTTATATGCCGAGTGTCGGCTCGCTGGAGCTGTATACCGCCGAAGGGAAGATGTTGTTTCCGATTAGGGAGGGCAGTTTGGAGGACCGCATCGGACAAGCGGACATCCGGGAAGCGAATCAGATGAAAGGAAGATTAGTCTGGATCGGCATTGATCCCGAGGACTCCCGGTCGCTGCTGGCGATTCGGCAGGTGAGCCTGGTGGATCGCTGGTTTTCACGCGGAGGATATCTGATTACCCGCATGGAGCGCAGTTATTTCAGGCTGAATGATGCGTCAGCGGTCAATGAAGAAGCGGATGAAACCATGTTGCTTGTAGATCGTCAGGGCCAACTGCTGTCGGGTGAACCTTTGAACCAGACGGATTTGTCAGGTGTACTGCACAGCAAGACACAGACGGTTCATATTGGAGAGCGGGAATATGTGAAGGCGGTCCAGCAATCGGAGCGAACCGGATGGTCGCTGCTGATCCTGATTCCGGTTAGCGTCGTCACAGACGGAATTACGGTTTTACGGACTACACTTATCATCTCCGCGTCTCTTGGTGCAGTGTTATTCCTATTCATGTCTTTTATGCTGTCTACGTTGATTACCAGACCGATAGGTCATTTGATTCAGGCGATGCGTCGTTCACGGCAAGGGGCATTGACCCTGAATCCAGAACCGGCATCAGCGGTCGAACTGCGGGAATTGAATGTAGAGTACAACACGATGATTGTCGACATTAATGAATTGATCCGTGTCATTTGCGAGAAGGAGGTTTTGCAAAGCCAAACCGAGCTTAAAGCGCTGCAGGCACAGATCAACCCGCATTTTCTTTTTAATACGCTGGATGCTTTTAACTGGTCGCTACAGGAAAAAGGAGAGGAGGAGCTTGCCGGGCTAATGGTGTCCATGTCACGGCTGTTTCGTTATATTATCGAACCGGCTCACCATGACTCTTGGGTGACACTCGGGGGAGAAATGGCACAAGTCCGCCGTTATCTGGAACTGATGGAGATGCGTCTGGGTGAACGTCTGAGCTGGCAAATTCATATGCCTCTGGAGGCGGCCCAAATTCCGCTTCCTAAGCTGCTGATCCAACCCATTCTGGAGAATGCCATTTTGCATGGCATCGAAAATCGTATCGGCAACGGCTGTGTTGAAATCCGTGTCACTCCTGCGGTAAAACCGGGCTGGACCAAGATCGCGGTCATAGATGACGGACCTGGCATGACACTGGAGGAACTTGCGGCTGTGCGTGCAGCGCTGACGGGGGGATCGGCCTGCCAGAGCAAGGGGACTGGTATGGGGCTGGTTAATGTGCAGCGCAGGCTTGCCCTCTATTATGAGAGTGCATCTGATCCAACGAATGGTTTGCTGATACATAGTGCTGTGCAGGAAGGAACTGTGGTGGCTTTTGAAATTCCTGATGAATACGGAGGGCGGTAG
- a CDS encoding DUF6713 family protein translates to MPDFLLVLFLLNLSLFLLHEMDAIRHSEWRLFIVLKDMEDSKAYKVFTFIHLPLYTIILSLLFSQYQTIIFWFLDLFLFIHAILHLFFEKHPRNGFKNTFSRSIIYPMGILAVIHLLLLFIR, encoded by the coding sequence ATGCCAGATTTTTTGCTTGTGCTATTCTTGCTTAACTTATCTTTATTTCTTTTGCACGAAATGGATGCAATAAGACATTCTGAGTGGAGATTGTTTATCGTACTTAAAGATATGGAAGATTCTAAAGCCTATAAAGTCTTCACATTTATTCACCTCCCTCTTTACACAATAATACTCTCTTTACTTTTCAGCCAATATCAGACAATTATTTTTTGGTTCCTAGATTTATTTTTATTCATCCATGCAATCCTGCACCTATTTTTTGAAAAGCACCCCCGTAATGGATTTAAGAATACGTTCTCTAGATCAATTATTTATCCAATGGGAATTCTTGCGGTAATTCATTTATTATTACTATTTATAAGATGA
- a CDS encoding SDR family oxidoreductase: protein MIVIIGATGTIGSALLERLVDLGVPARALSREPEKLRDQIGEKVWSTIEIASADASDPKSLRRAFTGASQLFLAISNSPRQIELETSIIQIAAKAGIKHIVKISSPAFEQSSPVAVAGWHHEIEKTLSESGVTHTVLRPYAFMQNLLRFAPTVTTQNAFFGSMGDSPCNFIDCRDIADVAAEVLTNREVSGQIYTLTGSDIFSYPQIASKLSTLLDRPIRYINMEPQALLCNLIEHGHMPPWLANHVVEIQTMSTVVPERPTDIVKRLLGREPRKLDAFLHEHAENFR, encoded by the coding sequence ATGATAGTTATTATTGGAGCAACAGGTACGATAGGCAGTGCGCTTTTGGAACGTTTGGTTGATCTTGGAGTACCCGCCAGGGCGCTGAGCAGAGAGCCTGAGAAGTTGCGTGATCAGATTGGAGAAAAAGTCTGGTCGACTATCGAGATCGCATCGGCTGATGCTTCCGACCCCAAATCACTGCGCCGCGCGTTTACAGGAGCTAGCCAACTTTTCCTTGCAATATCCAATAGTCCAAGACAAATTGAATTGGAAACTTCGATTATTCAGATTGCCGCCAAAGCTGGCATCAAGCACATCGTAAAGATATCCAGTCCTGCCTTTGAGCAGAGCTCTCCAGTAGCAGTGGCGGGCTGGCATCACGAAATCGAGAAAACCCTTAGCGAATCGGGTGTCACCCACACCGTGTTACGCCCCTATGCGTTCATGCAAAACTTATTACGCTTTGCACCAACGGTCACAACCCAAAATGCTTTCTTCGGCTCCATGGGCGATTCACCCTGTAACTTCATTGACTGTCGCGATATCGCAGATGTCGCCGCAGAAGTTCTGACCAATCGAGAGGTATCTGGCCAAATCTATACGCTTACCGGTTCGGATATTTTCAGCTATCCTCAGATCGCGAGTAAACTATCCACCCTGCTCGATCGGCCGATACGCTACATCAACATGGAGCCCCAAGCACTACTCTGCAATCTCATCGAGCACGGGCATATGCCTCCTTGGCTTGCGAATCACGTTGTGGAAATTCAAACTATGTCTACGGTGGTTCCGGAAAGACCAACGGACATTGTAAAGCGTTTGCTCGGTAGAGAGCCCCGCAAGCTAGACGCTTTTCTGCATGAGCATGCAGAAAATTTCAGGTAG
- a CDS encoding sugar ABC transporter permease has protein sequence MEKVMSNKLVIALYVLPSLLLLLTVIYVPIVLTAYYGLNQWNGIGSMTFVGLDNYQRLFTDTAFWQSAWHSLLLALFSGVSLIGYLVIAMILSGKIKGANLLRKIYLIPMLLSSVAIAQLWLKIYHPTNGVLNSLLTSVGVHNLPEWLANPSLVLPALFIPIIWQYAGFYILIYYAGLKNIPETLVEAARIDGASAWQIATRIKLPLLREVLNVTIILSIVGSLKYFDLIYVMTDGGPNGASEVMASYMYHQAFRSFDFGYGSATAFALLFICLVATWLIRKVTASSDTIQYS, from the coding sequence GTGGAAAAGGTCATGTCCAATAAGCTTGTCATTGCTCTGTATGTGTTGCCTTCCCTGCTGCTGTTACTCACTGTGATTTATGTGCCCATTGTGCTCACTGCCTATTACGGCCTGAATCAATGGAATGGAATAGGCTCTATGACTTTCGTAGGGCTGGACAACTATCAACGTTTGTTCACAGACACGGCGTTCTGGCAAAGTGCTTGGCACTCGCTGCTGCTGGCTTTGTTTTCAGGTGTCAGTCTGATCGGTTATCTGGTCATTGCGATGATTTTGTCAGGAAAAATCAAGGGAGCGAATCTGCTGCGGAAAATTTATCTGATCCCCATGCTATTGTCTTCTGTAGCTATCGCGCAATTGTGGCTCAAAATATATCATCCGACGAATGGAGTGCTGAATTCCTTACTGACGTCGGTCGGAGTCCACAATCTGCCCGAATGGCTGGCTAATCCGTCTCTGGTGCTGCCTGCCCTGTTCATCCCGATCATTTGGCAATATGCAGGCTTTTATATTCTGATCTATTATGCCGGGCTGAAAAACATCCCCGAAACGCTGGTGGAGGCTGCCCGGATCGACGGAGCCAGTGCCTGGCAGATTGCGACTCGTATCAAATTGCCCCTGCTGCGCGAGGTGCTTAACGTCACGATCATATTGTCCATTGTTGGCTCGCTCAAATATTTTGACCTGATCTACGTCATGACTGACGGTGGGCCGAACGGAGCCAGTGAAGTGATGGCTTCTTACATGTACCACCAGGCGTTCCGCAGCTTTGATTTCGGATATGGCAGCGCTACAGCCTTTGCCCTGTTGTTCATCTGTCTGGTCGCTACGTGGCTGATCCGCAAGGTTACGGCTTCGAGTGACACCATCCAGTATTCATAA
- a CDS encoding response regulator — protein sequence MSVSSKTIVIVDDEQRTRQGIHQTLEQWAAGKYRIVTAADGLQALQMLRAETVHLLITDVRLPEFSGLDLIRSLERDSRRPAIIVISGYAEFDYVQQALRLGAVNYLLKPIDKQELLKAVDEALRLEEERQRYEKLEKLADPVLLELDLQAATLSDPIRRAFIYMAEHLHESVTMAQTAAHVHLNASYFSVLFKEQIGLSFSEYLHRLRIQRAKELLLHSQLTIAQIGERSGYRTDKYFIKVFKATEGVSPSRYRQQMRKGPQDIH from the coding sequence ATGAGTGTTTCATCCAAAACCATTGTCATTGTAGACGATGAACAGAGAACACGTCAGGGGATACACCAGACACTGGAGCAATGGGCCGCCGGAAAATACCGGATTGTGACAGCGGCAGATGGTTTGCAAGCATTACAAATGCTGCGGGCGGAAACGGTTCATTTGCTGATTACGGATGTCCGGTTGCCGGAATTCAGCGGACTGGATTTAATCCGTTCCCTGGAACGGGATTCACGTCGGCCGGCGATCATTGTCATCTCGGGATATGCAGAATTTGATTATGTCCAGCAGGCTCTTCGTCTGGGAGCTGTCAATTATTTGCTCAAGCCGATTGATAAGCAGGAGCTGCTGAAAGCGGTAGATGAGGCGCTCCGGCTGGAGGAGGAAAGACAGCGGTATGAGAAGCTCGAAAAGCTGGCTGACCCTGTTCTGCTGGAGCTTGACCTCCAAGCGGCTACTCTTAGTGATCCGATACGGCGTGCCTTCATCTATATGGCGGAGCATCTTCACGAATCCGTTACGATGGCGCAGACTGCCGCGCATGTACACCTGAATGCCAGCTATTTCAGTGTTTTGTTCAAGGAGCAAATCGGTTTGTCCTTCAGCGAATATCTGCATCGACTGCGGATCCAACGGGCCAAGGAGCTGCTGCTGCATAGCCAGTTGACGATTGCGCAAATCGGAGAGCGTTCAGGCTACCGGACAGATAAATATTTTATTAAAGTGTTCAAAGCGACCGAGGGGGTAAGTCCCAGCCGCTACAGGCAGCAGATGCGTAAAGGGCCACAGGATATTCACTGA
- a CDS encoding extracellular solute-binding protein gives MSNEYGLRKRSHRKWVAGLTLMLSLMLVLSGCGVGKDGKGGSNGEGGKITLKMMHLWPEGSSAQQSKLVTQIIDQYQKDHPNVVIQQEVLENEQYKNKLKVLSASNELPDIGITWAAGFMEPYVKGGLFTPMDDLLNGSKLKDKFVPGTTEAYALNGKTYALPIELNISPIYYNKSIFQKYSLKVPATFDEFKQVVKTLADHGVAPIALGNKDRWTGSLWYMYLADRIAGNETLKKAIDGSGSFDDPGLIQAASEIQTLVDMNAFNKGFNGLSNDEGKSEFMNDKAAMYLMGTWELPNFTTNPAIPQTFKDQMGFFKFPMVAGGKGNVDSWVGGPGVGLFVSENSKVKEEAKAFVEYFVVKWGEQSVTQAGVIPATKVDTSKGNLPKLYVDLLNELNQASSITLFADVQMKPNAAQVHLNMIQALFGKAVTPQQFADQHKAAIQKGN, from the coding sequence ATGTCCAACGAGTATGGTTTACGTAAGCGCTCACATCGAAAATGGGTTGCTGGGTTGACCCTGATGCTATCCTTGATGCTGGTGCTATCCGGTTGTGGTGTTGGTAAGGATGGCAAAGGGGGTTCCAATGGAGAAGGCGGGAAGATTACGCTCAAAATGATGCACCTGTGGCCAGAGGGAAGCTCGGCACAGCAGAGCAAGCTTGTGACCCAGATTATAGATCAATACCAAAAGGATCATCCGAATGTCGTCATTCAGCAGGAAGTGCTGGAAAATGAACAATACAAAAATAAGCTCAAAGTGCTGTCGGCTTCCAATGAATTGCCGGATATCGGTATTACCTGGGCAGCGGGCTTTATGGAGCCTTACGTTAAAGGCGGATTATTTACGCCAATGGATGACCTGTTGAATGGCTCCAAGCTAAAGGACAAATTCGTACCGGGAACGACCGAAGCCTATGCGCTGAATGGAAAAACGTATGCGCTTCCGATCGAATTAAATATTTCACCCATTTACTACAACAAATCCATATTCCAAAAATACAGCCTGAAAGTACCTGCAACATTTGACGAATTTAAGCAAGTAGTGAAAACACTTGCAGATCATGGAGTTGCACCGATTGCACTGGGCAATAAAGACCGCTGGACCGGCTCGCTCTGGTATATGTATCTGGCGGATCGTATAGCAGGTAACGAGACGCTGAAAAAAGCAATTGACGGCTCAGGATCGTTCGATGACCCTGGTTTAATTCAGGCGGCATCCGAAATCCAGACGCTCGTGGATATGAATGCCTTTAACAAAGGATTTAACGGCTTGTCTAATGATGAAGGAAAATCCGAATTTATGAACGACAAGGCGGCAATGTATTTAATGGGTACTTGGGAATTACCGAATTTTACGACCAATCCCGCAATCCCGCAAACATTTAAAGACCAAATGGGCTTCTTTAAATTTCCGATGGTTGCAGGCGGCAAGGGCAACGTGGACAGCTGGGTAGGAGGTCCGGGAGTAGGCTTGTTCGTTTCGGAAAATTCCAAGGTGAAGGAAGAGGCCAAAGCTTTTGTTGAGTATTTCGTGGTCAAATGGGGTGAGCAATCGGTAACGCAGGCGGGAGTTATTCCGGCGACGAAGGTGGACACCTCCAAAGGAAATTTGCCTAAGCTGTATGTCGATTTGCTGAATGAGCTGAATCAAGCCAGCAGCATTACATTGTTCGCCGATGTACAGATGAAGCCGAATGCGGCGCAGGTACATTTGAATATGATTCAGGCGTTGTTTGGTAAAGCCGTGACACCACAACAATTTGCCGATCAGCATAAGGCTGCCATTCAGAAAGGAAATTGA